The genomic stretch AAAACACCTAGTTGAAGTGCAAAAGCATAGGTCACGAAAGAAAATTCACCTACTTGGGAAAGGCCAATGGCAAAACTGAGGTTAGACGAAATTCTTAGTTTTTTGCTTTTGCCGATGAGGAGCAATATGATAGTCTTCAGTGCGATAACCCCTAGCGTGAGCGATACTATTATTGAAGCGTCGGAGTAGATTAGATTAAAATTGATAGTAGAGCCTACAGCCATGAAAAACAAGCCTAAAAGCAAGCCTTTGAAAGGTTCCAAATCAGATTCTAACGCATGTCTGTAAGGGGAATTGGCTAAGATTACTCCTGCCAAAAAGGATCCCAATGCAGGGCTGAGGCCGACCAGCTCCATCAGGAACGCTATCGCAACTACAATCAATAGGGCTGAGGCAGTAAATAATTCCCTCAACCTGGTTTTTGCCACCCAGTTGAGCAGTGGGCCAAAACCAAATTGTCCTAGAAGCACCACTATGGCTATGGCGCCCACGATCGCCAGCGTTTGACCCCATCCCGGCAAATTGTCAATAAAACCATGAATACCTGATGTGGCTTCCACTGGAGTACTTTGCCCAAAAACCAAAAGGGGCAAGAGAGCAAGAATAGGTATCACCGCTATATCCTGCATAAGTAAAACCCCAAAAGACATTTTGCCCGTAGGAGTATTCATCTCATTTTTTTCCTTTAACGATTGCAACACAATGGCTGTAGAAGACAAAGCCATCGATAAGCCTATAGCGAGTGAAATCTGCCATTGTATGTCTAGAAAAATGCCGATTCCAAAGATCAGCAATGCGGTAAGAAGAACTTGGGTTAGGCCTACTTTGAGAATTAGCTGACGCATGTTCCACAGGTTTTTAGGCTCTAGTTCCAGTCCTATCAGAAACAACATCATCACCACTCCGAACTCCGTAGCATGCATGATATCCTGACCTTCCACTTCATTGGTAATGAACCCCAGCAAATAGGGGCCGATAAGTATTCCGGCAAATAAATAGCCTAAAACAGATCCCATTCCCAGCCGTTTGGCTATGGGAACACAGATGATTGCAGCAAGTATATAGAGGATGGCATTTGCCAAAAATCCATTCATGAAACCAATAGTTAACTTTGTTGAAAAGTTGAGATATCTTCCTTGTCTCGAAGCCCGAGGAGTAAATTTTTATATGATTGCGTTTTTAGGTCAAGTTGGGAATCCGTGATTTTGTGGGTTCCAGCTATATGGAAAGGAGGAAGGTATTCCATCTGGCACAACCTTGCAGTTTGCTCGAAAGACCGTAAATACTCATCGATTCCATACCGGTTTTTTCCTTCATGCTGGTAAGCCTCCTGCGATCCGCCTGTGGTGATTACGTTAAGCACACGCTTACCTTTCAGATATATCCCTTTGGGTCCATATGCCCATGAAAACTCCAAAACAAGATCCATCCACTGCTTCATTAATGG from Algoriphagus sp. NG3 encodes the following:
- a CDS encoding monovalent cation:proton antiporter-2 (CPA2) family protein, whose translation is MNGFLANAILYILAAIICVPIAKRLGMGSVLGYLFAGILIGPYLLGFITNEVEGQDIMHATEFGVVMMLFLIGLELEPKNLWNMRQLILKVGLTQVLLTALLIFGIGIFLDIQWQISLAIGLSMALSSTAIVLQSLKEKNEMNTPTGKMSFGVLLMQDIAVIPILALLPLLVFGQSTPVEATSGIHGFIDNLPGWGQTLAIVGAIAIVVLLGQFGFGPLLNWVAKTRLRELFTASALLIVVAIAFLMELVGLSPALGSFLAGVILANSPYRHALESDLEPFKGLLLGLFFMAVGSTINFNLIYSDASIIVSLTLGVIALKTIILLLIGKSKKLRISSNLSFAIGLSQVGEFSFVTYAFALQLGVFDQSLSDTLMAVTALSMTITPLLLVILDKFILPAIDKTHQDIEKEMDKIDEHNKVILIGFGHFGSTLGRFLRANGVEATILDSDPDRVEYLRKMGFKVYFGDGTRAELLHAAGANEASILISAIDSTPYSIKIVELCKEEFPHLDVMIRAKNTYDAFELMEMGVKNIYREHLDTSIRMGEDVLKKLGFRAHTVHRLAKQFRTYDEDALKILVNYKDNQDEYISKNKQQIEMQESLLSGELMRKFSVNDQTWDSDSIKEVEKSENKSQ
- a CDS encoding NAD(P)H-dependent oxidoreductase, whose protein sequence is MRKVLVLFAHPKFEHSEVNQSLIQAVSGLENIEIRDLYELYPDFNISIQAEQEALFEAEVIIWQFPIYWYSCPPLMKQWMDLVLEFSWAYGPKGIYLKGKRVLNVITTGGSQEAYQHEGKNRYGIDEYLRSFEQTARLCQMEYLPPFHIAGTHKITDSQLDLKTQSYKNLLLGLRDKEDISTFQQS